A window of Plasmodium malariae genome assembly, chromosome: 5 contains these coding sequences:
- the PGM2 gene encoding phosphoglucomutase-2, putative, with product MYQRIFNKINLSKNLKNNFYFKRKFSDTKEHVEIKYIKEGKKKYMLYTAVASLSLSIGLTYGYENFVLYKWNNKYDYSYNPDIQLIEKKAKEKKEGKRDKKHVAKNIILVRHGQYERKNRHDEDSKRLTKQGCKQADITGKKLKDILNNKKISVIYHSDLIRAKETAQIISKYFPNATLINDPNLNEGTPYLPDPIPKSSKFDSNKIMVDSKRINKAYETYFYQPTGDEDEYQLVICHGNVIRYFLCRALQLPLFAWLRFSSYNCGITWLVLDDDGSVILREFGSVAHLPFENVTYF from the coding sequence ATGTACCAGAGgatttttaacaaaataaatttgtcgaaaaatttgaaaaataatttttactttaaacGAAAATTCAGTGATACAAAAGAACATGtggaaataaaatacatcAAAGAAGGTAAAAAGAAGTACATGTTGTACACAGCTGTAGCTTCATTATCTTTATCAATAGGTCTGACATATggatatgaaaattttgtacTATATAAATGGAATAATAAGTATGATTATTCGTACAACCCTGATATACaattaattgaaaaaaaagcaaaagaaaaaaaagaaggaaaaagagATAAAAAGCATGtagcaaaaaatattatattagttCGACATGGACAATATGAACGTAAAAATAGACATGATGAAGATTCAAAACGATTAACTAAACAAGGATGTAAACAAGCTGATATCActggaaaaaaattaaaagatatactaaataataaaaaaattagtgtTATATATCACTCAGATTTAATAAGAGCAAAAGAAACAGCACaaataataagtaaataCTTTCCAAATGCTACATTGATAAATGATCCCAATTTAAATGAAGGAACACCATATTTACCAGACCCAATTCCAAAGAGCTCCAAATTtgattcaaataaaattatggttgatagtaaaagaataaataaagcatatgaaacatatttttatcaacCCACAGGTGATGAAGATGAATACCAGTTAGTAATATGTCATGGTAATGTTATTAGATACTTTTTATGTAGAGCTTTACAACTCCCCTTATTTGCTTGGTTAAGGTTTTCAAGCTACAACTGTGGTATTACTTGGCTTGTTTTAGACGACGACGGATCCGTTATATTAAGGGAATTCGGTTCTGTAGCGCACCTCCCCTTTGAGAATGTTACGTATTTTTAG
- the PmUG01_05030300 gene encoding conserved Plasmodium protein, unknown function, giving the protein MGGYKSLEKKNEKQKEQNEKMIENSLKSTSSDEHPYFLQQNNIYWETGHRTYIPFFHFLIHKYTNKIIDDQIRKFTNRVKSVHHTPFVFHKEGYFRSYYGDPDINMIFNLKKNTNFVFNSTGALNSYNMLSNHCTYDKATQIFDQILMSAFKLDLKGVLENNVM; this is encoded by the exons aTGGGAGGATATAAAAGtttagaaaagaaaaatgaaaaacaaaaagaacaaaatgaaaaaatgattgAGAACTCATTGAAGTCAACATCTTCAGATGAGCacccatattttttacagcaaaataacatttattgGGAAACAGGCCATAGGACTTACatacctttttttcatttcttgaTACATAAGTATACGAACAAGATAATAGATGACCAA ataagaaaatttacaaatagaGTAAAGAGTGTGCATCATACCCCTTTCGTTTTCCATAAAGAAGGATACTTTCGAAGTTATTACGGAGACCCAGATATTAACatgatttttaatttaaaaaaaaatacaaattttgtttttaactCAACAGGAGCGTTAAACTCGTACAATATGCTGAGTAACCATTGCACATACGATAAGGCTACTCAAATATTTGACCAAATACTTATGAGTGCCTTTAAGTTGGATTTGAAGGGTGTTTTGGAAAACAACGTAATGTGA
- the PmUG01_05030400 gene encoding conserved Plasmodium protein, unknown function: MAEKKIDDSPFLSKIENFEISDKTNKISKNEGKNVYKSLDNEFNFDEEKEENENEYEQEQKEEGKKENLNYQKNDTNIRTIKIDRKNLKKIFSSQFFTQTLTDDSSINSISDLKINKKYAIFEFFKTLVLIILFFTTSYFAFFYILNNYFGQSHICSRLDLYNYKYEDSVQFASSISNKKYYVFTGKFPFDVITYKLRKDVLTNSMNEEIEKYNKENYNENFEKIENLDDHQLQIISFMKYNNKMKCEKKIFDLYKPFRLKKSDVNMNNFDFILNEVNYSFITNPYNIPENKLYAAVLNFMKKSESKNRICYITSYLKSLKDERIMESKRILSENNISNIIPNREQANETTDNNKNTIPATTENGKGYLKNGNTHEQEQNKDNQVNSLSNYFSIKEKSSPQKIVFLYDYYDNNFVNLVMAIFNMQYGNPHNNLKKYWEEIKQKFKIIHPEEIYLLEWYCLGINYNIIENSNQYKLNCVDLLK, encoded by the exons ATGGCCGAGAAAAAAATTGACGATTCACCTTTCCTTTCCAAGATAGAAAATTTCGAAATATcagataaaacaaataagatttcaaaaaatgaagggaaaaatgtttataaaagTTTAGACaatgaatttaattttgatgaagaaaaagaagaaaatgaaaatgaatatgAACAAGAGCAAAAggaagaaggaaaaaaggaaaatttgaATTATCAAAAGAATGATACAAATATAAGAACAATTAAAATAGATaggaaaaatttaaagaaaatattcaGCAGTCAGTTCTTCACTCAAACATTAACTGATGACTCTAGTATAAATTCTATAAGCGACttaaagataaataaaaagtatgctatttttgaattttttaaaacattagttttaattattttattttttactacgTCCTATTTTGCGTTCTTTTATATTCTGAACAACTATTTTGGCCAAAGTCATATTTGTAGTCGTTTggatttatataattataagtaTGAGGACAGTGTGCAATTCGCTTCAAGTATCAGTAACAAGAAATACTACGTTTTCACAG GCAAGTTTCCCTTCGACGtcataacatataaattgAGAAAAGATGTTTTAACGAATAGCATGAATGAGGAAATAGAGAAATAtaacaaagaaaattataatgaaaattttgagaaaattgaaaatttagATGATCATCAATTACAGattatatcttttatgaaatataacaataaaatgaaatgtgaaaaaaaaatttttgatttatataaACCTTTTCGTTTAAAAAAATCAGATGTCAATATGAACAATTTTGACTTCATATTAAATGAAGTAAATTACAGTTTTATAACAAACCCTTACAATATCCCGGAGAATAAA CTATATGCAGCTGTTTTAAATTTCATGAAAAAGAGCGAAAGTAAAAACAGGATTTGCTATATCACTTCTTATTTGAAGTCATTAAAAGATGAAAGAATAATGGAGAGTAAAAGAATATTGAGTGAAAACAACATATCAAATATCATTCCCAACAGAGAACAGGCAAATGAAACAACTGATAACAACAAAAATACCATTCCTGCAACAACGGAAAATGGTAAAGGttacttaaaaaatggaaacaCACATGAACAAGAACAAAATAAGGATAATCAAGTGAATAGCTTAAGCAATTATTTTAGCATTAAGGAAAAATCATCCCCtcaaaaaattgtttttctttatgaTTATTATG ATAACAATTTTGTGAACCTTGTCATGGCCATCTTCAACATGCAGTATGGAAATCCACATAacaacttaaaaaaatactggGAGGAGATAAAACAAaagtttaaaataatacatccTGAGGAAATTTATTTGCTTGAATG gTATTGTTTGGGCATAAATTACAACATTATAGAAAATAGTAATCAGTATAAGTTAAACTGTGTAGaccttttaaaataa
- the EIF3G gene encoding eukaryotic translation initiation factor 3 subunit G, putative, producing the protein MIQTAEKKKWVDIDVDDDESLNDNENKKKWEDIDADDDIENNKKLSYFTNYENGIKVVTKYSENLKKQTVKVTKKIKEVVIKKRLNKEINNRLNLKNFNIDSCSSVIVEPTDVVNIEVPKNNLHDFFKGTEYDYLFAEQTDKTAKDLRNRFKIIKDEEAEEAKPEDASKAAARKDVPFYRTHDTQNKECTIRVTNLSEDVNESELSTLFGRVGSIVRMFLAKHKETKNSKGFAFITYSNREEAKRAIEKLNRHGFENLLLSVEWAKPSNR; encoded by the exons ATGATACAAACAGCag aaaaaaaaaagtgggTAGATATTGATGTAGATGATGACGAGTCTTTAAACGACAATGAAaata aaaaaaaatgggaagATATAGATGCGGATGACGATATAGAGAACAATAAAAAGTTGTCCTATTTTACAAACTACGAAAATGGTATTAAAGTTGTTACCAAGTACTccgaaaatttaaaaaagcaaACAGTTAAA gtcacaaagaaaattaaagaagttgtaataaaaaagagactcaataaagaaattaataatcgccttaacttaaaaaattttaacatcgatagt TGCAGTTCAGTCATAGTTGAACCAACAGATGTTGTAAATATAGAAGTcccaaaaaataatttgcatGACTTTTTTAAAGGCACAGAATATGATTACTTATTCGCAGAGCAAACTGATAAAACAGCTAAAGACTTAAGGAACAGATTTAAAATCATTAAGGATGAAGAGGCGGAG GAAGCTAAACCAGAGGATGCCAGCAAAGCTGCAGCCAGGAAAGACGTGCCTTTCTATCGTACACAT gATACTCAAAATAAAGAATGCACCATTCGTGTAACGAACTTAAGTGAAGACGTCaat GAAAGCGAATTGTCTACCTTATTTGGAAGAGTAGGGAGCATAGTCCGAATGTTTTTGGCGAAGcataa ggaaacaaaaaattcGAAGGGATTTGCATTTATTACTTATTCAAATAGAGAAGAAGCAAAGAGGGCAATTGAAAAATTGAACAGACATGGTTTTGAGAATTTGCTCTTAAGC gTGGAATGGGCCAAGCCATCCAACAGATAA
- the Ub gene encoding ubiquitin, putative, which produces MIWSFNFWNITLLLCYILFSLHICKGVKVNNLSSCTTTSSRSRSNSSRSRSDSSRSRSNSSSSARGGCCRGINLPLRKKLLSIPNRVPAKISKGPNQPIKEYDVNKRNIMINCYDKSDIFHKSFFLSMDEKKNIKDVKEKIENLHGIPIIFQEIIYENKPLSNDVTIEYLIKDKKIKILNFRLIPILPHLFSEEKGESFNECEKENKKIKYLKKKLKFYGYLTLLNEYKKLLQKLEEKNYILKSYDIIESFKTFDTEFERMLNNNNLSLDKIKKEIEELKCLNKKKLMLRLEVDYPLMSNLLLQRIKEMIHFYYLGDIKSVLKFSIFFYILYKYANYPKNVKQFFLYLSFFFLLAPCKSFYKIFHFVFFFIPRGLLFSGFTNILSASYQQILMCQ; this is translated from the exons ATGATTTGGAGCTTCAATTTTTGGAATATTACATTGCTACTAtgttatattcttttttcattacacATATGCAAAGGTGTTAAAGTAAATAATCTCAGTAGTTGTACTACCACTAGTAGTAGAAGTAGAAGTAATAGTAGTAGAAGTAGAAGTGATAGTAGTAGAAGTAGaagtaatagtagtagtagtgcTCGTGGCGGTTGCTGTAGGGGCATAAATTTACCTCTCAGAAAGAAGCTTCTGAGCATACCTAATAGAGTACCCGCAAAAATAAGTAAAGGTCCAAACCAGCCAATTAAAGAGTACGatgttaataaaagaaatataatgatCAACTGTTATGATAAGTCAGACATCTTTCATaagagtttttttttatcaatggatgagaaaaagaatataaaggATGTCAAGGAAAAGATTGAAAATTTACACGGAATACCAATAATTTTTcaagaaataatttatgaaaataaaccTTTAAGTAATGATGTAACTattgaatatttaattaaagacaaaaaaataaaaattttaaattttcgaCTTATACCAATACTTCCACACTTGTTTAGTGAGGAAAAAGGAGAATCTTTTAACGAAtgtgaaaaagaaaataaaaaaataaaatacttaaaaaagaAGCTAAAATTTTATGGCTACTTAACACTTCTTAacgaatataaaaaattattacaaaaattagaagaaaaaaattatatactaaAAAGTTATGATATCATCGAAtcttttaaaacatttgACACTGAATTCGAAAGGATGTTAAACAATAACAATTTAAGTTTagataagataaaaaaagaaatagaagaattaaaatgTCTTAACAAGAAAAAGCTCATGTTAAGGTTAGAAGTTGACTACCCACTTATGAGTAATTTGCTCTTACaaagaataaaagaaatgattcatttttattacttgGGTGATATTAAATCGGTCCTTAAATTTtcaatctttttttatatattatataaatatgccaATTATccaaaaaatgtaaaacagTTTTTTCTGTacttatcatttttttttctactggCACCCTGTAAatctttttacaaaattttccatttcgtcttttttttcatcccACGTGGTCTGCTATTTTCTg GCTTCACAAATATACTGTCGGCTTCGTATCAACAAATTTTAATGTGTCAATAG